The proteins below are encoded in one region of Dama dama isolate Ldn47 chromosome 21, ASM3311817v1, whole genome shotgun sequence:
- the ZNF572 gene encoding zinc finger protein 572 encodes MEQEQNLLVSDSNGFTKKESLKSTFTGDESKINLKTVECSNSKADKERASKWSRSDDPENYKDEDTKEILLTGSQGGKTECGDSCENDSNLENQGNCTEKEEEQCNHWGWNPGEHTGPAGQQNPSFGDKPYKCSECWKSFSNSSHLRTHQRTHSGEKPYRCSECGKCFSNSSHLIQHLRTHTGEKPYQCGECGKSFSNTSHLIIHERTHTGEKPYKCPECAKSFSSSSHLIQHHRSHTGEKPYECPVCGKCFSHSYVLVEHQRTHTGEKPYKCPDCGKSFSQSSSLIRHQRTHTGEKPYKCPECGKCFGCNSTLIKHQRIHTGEKPYQCIECGKNFSRSSNLVTHQKMHTDDKTYQSSEYEESLSQNCKLIEECRIQSGEKPYKCCQCGKSFGLSSHLIRHQRTHTGEKPYRCSECWKTFSQSSTLVIHQRTHTGEKPYKCPDCGECFSQSFNLIRHRRTHMGEKPYKCSDCEKCFSRSAYLSQHRKIHVGKSFESPEGEDFPHGWTWKNYSGEIALIPSFSIPSSSPS; translated from the exons ATGGAACAAGAGCAAAACCTATTGGTCTCAGATTCTAATGGCTTCACAAAGAAGGAGAGTTTGAAAAGCACTTTTACAG GAGATGAAAGTAAGATTAATTTGAAAACTGTTGAATGCAGTAACTCCAAGGCAGATAAAGAGAGAGCCTCAAAATGGTCTAGAAGTGATGACCCAGAAAATTATAAGGATGAAGACACAAAAGAAATACTATTGACAGGGTCCCAAGGAGGTAAAACTGAATGTGGTGATTCCTGTGAGAATGATAGCAACTTGGAGAATCAGGGAAATTgtacagaaaaagaggaggaacaatGCAATcactggggatggaacccaggagaACATACTGGGCCTGCTGGCCAGCAGAACCCATCCTTTGGGGACAAACCCTACAAATGTTCTGAATGTTGGAAAAGCTTCAGTAATAGTTCTCATCTTCGAACTCACCAGAGGACCCACTCAGGAGAAAAACCTTACAGATGTTCTGAGTGTGGGAAGTGCTTTAGTAACAGCTCTCACTTGATTCAGCACCTGAGAACACACACAGGCGAGAAGCCCTACCAATGTGGTGAATGTGGGAAAAGCTTCAGCAACACCTCCCATCTTATTATCCATGAACGAACTCACACGGGAGAGAAACCCTATAAATGTCCCGAGTGTGCAAAGAGTTTCAGTAGCAGCTCTCACCTTATTCAGCATCACCGATCACATACAGGTGAAAAACCATATGAATGTCCGGTTTGTGGGAAATGCTTCAGCCATAGTTATGTGCTCGTAGAACATCAGAGGACccacactggagaaaaaccttATAAGTGCCCCGACTGTGGGAAGAGTTTTAGTCAGAGCTCTAGTCTGATTCGCCACCAGCGGACACACACTGGTGAGAAGCCCTACAAATGTCCTGAGTGTGGAAAATGCTTTGGTTGTAATTCTACTCTAATCAAGCATCAGAGAATACATACAGGAGAAAAACCCTATCAGTGTATAGAATGTGGGAAGAATTTCAGTCGAAGTTCAAACCTGGTTACACATCAAAAAATGCACACAGATGACAAAACCTATCAAAGTTCTGAATATGAAGAAAGTTTGAGTCAGAACTGTAAGCTGATAGAAGAATGCAGAATTCAGTCaggagagaagccatataaatgttGTCAATGTGGAAAGAGTTTTGGCCTCAGCTCTCATCTCATAAGACATCAAAGAACACATACAGGAGAAAAACCTTACAGATGTTCTGAGTGTTGGAAAACTTTTAGTCAGAGTTCCACCCTGGTGATTCACCAAAGGACACACAcgggagagaaaccttataaatgtccTGACTGTGGTGAGTGCTTCAGTCAGAGCTTTAACCTTATCAGGCACCGGAGGACCCACATGGGAGAAAAACCTTACAAATGCAGTGACTGTGAGAAATGCTTCAGCCGAAGTGCCTACCTCAGTCAGCATCGGAAAATTCATGTAGGAAAATCTTTTGAGTCTCCTGAAGGGGAAGATTTTCctcatggatggacttggaaaaACTATTCTGGGGAAATAGCACTCATCCCTTCATTTTCGATCCCAAGTTCATCTCCCTCCTGA